Below is a window of Ignavibacteriales bacterium DNA.
TACTTTCATTTTGAGGTTCAAAATTAAGGAAAATCTTTGTAAATCTGATTGACAGAAAGAGATATTTTAGTGCAATTTTTGTTAAACTAAGTTTGTGGTTTATTTAATGAGGAATTTTTTCAAGAGTTGCTCTTGCGGCATTTTGTTCGGCAGTTTTTTGTTTTTCCCGGTTCCAATACCAAAATAATCTTCGCCAACACTCACTTTAACCGTAAATATTCGATCGTGCTGCGGTCCTTCTTCTTTGATTACAATATAATTAGGGGCTTCAATTTTATTTGCTTGAGCATATTCCAATAGCTGACTTTTGTAGTTTTCATCAACCAAATAATCTCCTTCTCTTACAATTGGAAGTATTAAAACTTTATGAATAAATTTTCTGGAAATCTCTAAACCGTGATCCAAATAAATTGCTCCAATTATAGCCTCAAATGCATCTGATAGTACCGTTTTAGATGCTCTTGCAAATGTATTTGTTAAATTTTGATTTATTAAAATAAAATTAGCTAATCCTATATCTTCTGCAGCATCCGACAAAGCAAAACGGTTTACAAGCCGGGCTCTTATTTTTGTTAAGAAACCTTCATTTTCTTTCGGAAAATTTTCAAATAGATATTCCGCAACAACAAGACTTAAAACGGAATCTCCTAAAAATTCTAATCTTTCGTTTGAGGTGTCATCCTCCTCAAGTTCTTCTAAAAATGATCTATGCATTAAAGCTTGAATG
It encodes the following:
- the rnc gene encoding ribonuclease III; translation: MLKYFGFREESNNSHQVKKILTPHKFTELEELIGYPIKDKSHYIQALMHRSFLEELEEDDTSNERLEFLGDSVLSLVVAEYLFENFPKENEGFLTKIRARLVNRFALSDAAEDIGLANFILINQNLTNTFARASKTVLSDAFEAIIGAIYLDHGLEISRKFIHKVLILPIVREGDYLVDENYKSQLLEYAQANKIEAPNYIVIKEEGPQHDRIFTVKVSVGEDYFGIGTGKNKKLPNKMPQEQLLKKFLIK